The region cacctCTAACCAAACTGTTTATCCAATAGGAACTGGCAGCCATGAGGAACCAGATGAGTGGACAGATCAACGTAGAGGTGGACGCAAAACCACAGGCAGACCTGACCAGCATTATGGCTGAGATCAGAGAGCAGTATGAGAATGTGGCTGCCAAGAACCAGAAAGAACTTGAAGTCTGGTTCCAGACGAAGGTAAGACTGGACTGAAAGCCCtatggttttatttattaactttgGAATGTCTTGTTGCCTACTTGGACTTTTGTTTGACGGTATGTAGTATTATGTGACACTTATTCTCTCTCATGTCTACTGCAGACAGAGGCCCTGAACAAGGAGGTGGCAGCCAGCACAGAAGGTCTCCAAACATTCAAGTCAGAGTTCTCTGAGCTCCGTCGCACACTACAGGGCCTGGAGATCGAGCTCCAGTCACAACTAAGCATGGTAAATAAAAAAGATCTGAGGCAAATTTCTTCTTTCTACCAATACTTCCCTGACCTATGCCACCCTATCCCACCCACtctcatttttcagtttattcATTATTCCTCTTCTCCATCCTTATTCTCTTCTCATTCCTCCTCCAGAAAGCCGCACTGGAAGGAACTTTAGCTGACACAGAGGCACGGTATGCCATGCGGCTCCAAGGCCTCCAAGGTCAGGTGACGGGACTGGAAGACCAACTGACGCAGCTGCGTGCTGACATGGAACGCCAGAACCAAGAATACAAAATGCTGCTCGACATCAAGACACGGCTGGAGATGGAGATTGCAGAATACAAGAGGCTGCTGGATGGAGAGGGCAGGTATGAGAGGAATTGAAGGACAGAATGAAGGAATAGTGCTTTGAAAGAAGTAATTTACCTGCAAAGAGCAATTCTGATCTTTCACCATATACTAATAACTAGCTCTGGAAATTGAAAATTATGGTGATTTTGATGGAAGAACTGTACTTTTCTCCCCTCTCACAGTGTCATTGCTGGTTCCTCAACGTCCCTTGGAGCAAAGGTGGTAGTGgtcacagaggagctgagagaTGGCAAGGTGgtgtcctcctccaccaccactgccTAATAATCTGTCTTGCACAGCATCCACAGCAAACGCAATACAAGGGGTATCACCTTAAGGCCACAAGCTCAACATCTGAATCAAAACTTTCCTTCACATGCACATGTGAATGCAATAAAAGGCTCTTTGTTTGCTGACTACCATTTTGTCCTCTTTATTTGTCTGTCAAATGATGCCATGATGGTAACAGTTGCATTAATTTGGCATGTACAAAAGGGCTTGTGAAAGGTCTTACCTTCATCCTGATAAgaataaatttatttttattttttgccagcTATGAGATATGATTATTTGGACATATATGTCTGTAAAATAACACCTTGAGGCTGAAGTGCCAAGTTTGTCAACCACATTATGAGCTGGACATAAAAGGATAAAGAAACTGAGGCTGTGAATAAAAGGTTGCTAATATGAATATGAGTAGAGAGGACTGATGTTCTCTAAAACAATTTCCTCTGAGATACCACTGAGATCAGAACTTAAGCCCCACAGGCCGCCCAGTGTTCAGCAGTACTACAGTACAATCCTCCAGCTCTGTGCTCAAAAACAGCATGCAGGCTTCGGGGCTTTGTCTCCATTAAACAAGGACTTGAAAACCATTTGAAAACCAATTTTTATAAGTGCCACTAAACCTGCAATATACCAATTCACTTCTGCAACAGCAAGTTATGAGTTAGTCTTAATGCCTCACCACAAGGATGTGGTGGGTTTGGCTGCCTTCTCCAGCAGCCCATATTCATGTTTAGATGGGAGCATGAATTCAACTCTGGGTGTTACTCTGCGATGGACTGGCAACTTGTCAAAAGAGTTTACTTCCACctaatgcatgctgggaaaacaGCCAGTCCCTCATTAAACTGGTTAAAACGGCATCAATTAAAGTTTGGCCACCAGGGAGCAGAGCATGTATCTGTTTCAAGAAACTGATATCAGACAGCAGCCATTCAACAGTGGTCTATGggtaaaagttatttttttctggctgtaggaattttttttttcattgtagtGCTGCAGTTGGTCAGAGAGACAAATTGGCAGAAAGGCAGACTTGCTGTTCTTTATCAAGCTCATTTATTACTGTGCTTCCATCAGGCAGAGGAACTGTGAAGTCAGCTGACGAATACATTGTCCTAATATAGAAATTATTATAGCTGATGCGTTAGCAAACAATGCCTTTGTATCCAGTAGAAATAGAGCAACATCATAATCTCACTGGAGCCTTAAAACCATGTAATTAATATAAATATTCTATTCCTTGCCTTTCAGCTCTATTTTGGTCTCTACAAACTCTTGAGAAAAAATAATTGGGTGTCTGTCTGCTaaatttttgatattttcagaCAGCTAGATGCTAATTTTGTAGTTGGTTTTCTGTGCTTACATGTTTCTGTAACCGTCACTGTCTGTTGTTTACTGTACAGTAGGTTTGTCAGAGCTTGTTTGCTAAAAACAGCTGGTGGGTGAGAGCTGTACTGaatcaaaacaataaatgtgCCCTGCAACAATACCTATGAAGTAAAGGACAAGAAGCTCCTTAAAGCTTTAGAGTTGGGAAATAATTACTTGTGAGTTTTAattctattgttttttttatttatttcttgctATCTATTCATTCTATCCTATTATTGCGTTGTGTGTAAACTGTTCACGtgccttgaattgccccccaggggacaaataaagttcttgattgattgattgattgattgattgtcaTTACTTGTTTgacacaataaaacagaaattaactgattaatggAACTTTAAAGAGTAGCTTAACACCACCTGAAAATTTTGTCTttgctgacctccagtggtttGACTTCTCACCCggctgcagtgatgtacagaTGTACCCCaggacactgtgacatcactgttgtgtacaaaaaaaatgattcattATTGTTCAGTGAAGGACATGGTGGCTGAAACATGAGATACTCTGCGCATTTTAGACATTATAGAATTTCACCACATCAGAAGCTTTAATTTAACTGCATGATCTTTATTAATTTTTGCCAAGGCTTCCAATTTTTCACTCAATCTGATCTACGTCCACATCAACAGTCTTGCTGCTCTCAACAACCTTTCCATCCACAACTGTCTCCACCACTGTGATGACCTTTGTGAccactgaagaaaagaaaagaaacaacaatcaTGAGCAAattccagcctttttttttaaactttggtaTCATGCTTATTTTGATGTTAAAATAAGAATGTGttagtaaaaaaatgtttaccttGTTTTGAGCTGgtaatggagagaaaaacaaagaggaaaacctTAGTCTGGAACATGTGTACATTGCCACTCAGTACTTTCAACTTGAGTggatctttttttctgtctagcCTCTAATGCTCCCTGATCTGTCCCACAGTTTTCTCAtcatattttcaaacttttctcCATCCTGTCTTTCTCTATGTTTGTCAGGTCTCACCTGTCATCCTCCCCATCAAGCAACCTTCTGTACTCTGCGATCTCCAGCTCCAGCCGGGTCTTGAGGTCCAGTAGCATGTCATATTCCTGCTTGTTGCTGGCGATGTTGGCGTGGATCTGGGACAGCTGGGCCTCCAGGCTTGTGACCATGTTCTGGAGGCTTGCTAGCTGTGCGGCGTAGCGTGCCTGAGTATCTGCCAGGGTGTCCTCCAAGGATGCTTTCTGTTGGGGGCAGAGGAAGAAGGTGATTAAAATTCAAGGATGTTACATGATGCTGATAAATTAGCATCACAGAGTCAACTCCAGAAGAATCTTTATGAATATATGTTGACATACCATGCTTAGATGAGACTGCAGTTCAATCTGAAGCCTCTGGAGGGTGCTCTTCAGGTCTTTAATCTCTGTGCGGGATGTAACCAgaatctctgtgtttgtgattaCGTCCTGCTCCACTGCTGAAATCTGGTCAGAGACATGACATTACATGTGTTACCTTTGAATAAAAGCAGATTACCGCTCACTTAAATGCTCACAACAGTTGTAACTTCTTACCTTGTTCTGATACCACGACTCAAGTTCTTTGCGGTTCTTGGCGATCACTCCCTCGTAGTGTTCTCTGATTTCTGTCATGACCTGGTTCAGGTCTGTAGAGGGACTAGCGTCCACGGCCACGTTGACCTGGCCGCCCATTTGACTCCTCAGCAGAGCCATCTCCTGCAAAGGTCAGAGGGAAACACCTTGATCAGCCAGTGCGATAActcaaaataatttaataatttctgCTGTACTGCGTGCATGCATTCTTTTGGGTTCTTTGATCTCtgttgcctctgtgtgtgtgttcagtgtgtttgagCTTGTGTGCGTTGGAAAAACAGTAGCAATGAGCtaatggagggagagaagaataCAAGGAAGTGTGCAGAGTGAAGAGGGGCAGCGCTGGGAAAAAGCAGTAGCCTCACATGGTATTTCCTCAGAGGTAAGGCAGAGGTCATGTGTGAGAATTGTGACCAGCTTAGGCCACAATGGATGGCTATGACAAATGGTGACAACTTTATCTTACAGTGAATAGCTAGTGTATTTTGCTCCCTGTTTCTGAAAAGATTGATGATGTTGAACGTTGTTCAATCAATCACCAGTGTAGTAACATACTTTGGGATCATGTATATACACAGTGCGGGTGCTGGCCTGTGTGTGGAATGTACTACGTGATGGCGTATGTAAACTCATTAGTTTAGCTGCTTGTAAAAGTACTGTCATATAACTTGAACTGTTTAAAATGGGTGAAACATTGTTAGCTTCATCTCTCATCTCACCTCTTCGTGGTTCCTCTTGAGCATGATGAGCTCGTCTTTCAGGGCCTCATACTGACTCTCCAGATCCATCCTGGCCAGGTTCATCTCATCCAGCACCCTCTTCAGTCCAGCGATGTCGGCCTCCACAGCCATCCTCATGGCCAGCTCGTTCTCATACCTGAgggggagacacacacaggaggatgGACGGTCAGGTCAGAGAGATTTCAGTGGCTCGTTACTATCTGAAGTCGTCAGATTGACATGAGTTCACGCTTTGAGGGCCATGTGAAGTTTCACTTATGTGGCAGAGTAGAGATGGGCTGTGGCATGAACACTCACTTCAGTTTGAAATCATCAGCAGCCAGTTTTGCGTTGTCAATGTCCAGGACGGTCTTGGCATTGAGTCTGGAAGCGATACGaatctgaggaggaaaaaaaataacaacaagaaagagaaacacgTAAGAAAAAGCAGAGCGGAGCATACATATGCAAAATGTGCAGACTTGATGTGTTGTATAAAGTTGGCCCATAGTACAAACTTGATGATATATAGACTCTGCTATACACCTgcactgtgatcttgtgtaatTATCACACTGTCGTCAGGATGTGATGAATGAATCTGGTATGACAGTCATGAAAATGATCTGCcagctttctgtttgtgtcatgtgGATGGATAGGATGGCTTACTTCTAAACTATGACAGTAATAGGTTTGCTGGCTCTCTAACTCAAATGTCATACAGTGCATACCAAACAGACAATCACCCCCATTCAGCCCCACTCACAGTGAAATTTTAGTGTCAGAAAGATAGATGATAGAAAACACTGTAACACACCCCTGTCTCCTTCCTCTTACCTTGTCCTTCAAGTCATCAATGATGGCAAAGTAGCTGGTGTAGTCGTGGCAGATGACAGTTCTGCTTTGGTACCACTCTCTGATCTGCTTGTCCAGGCGGTCGTTCTCCTTCTCCAGGGTGCGCACCTTCTCCAGGTAGGAGGCCAGACGGTCGTTCAGGTTCTGCATGGTGGCCTTCTCATTGGCTCCCACGTGGAGGTCCAGGCCATCAGCCAGGTTGAACCCTCCAGAGGATGGTCCATAGCTCAGCTGGGATGAAGAGATGCGGGTGCCACGACCACCTGCTCCACCGTAGACGCTCATGGTCTTTTGGCCGTAGGATCTGGTGCTGAACGACATGTTGGAGGGTGTGGATCTGGACCAGGTAGGATTACTGGAGTTGATCTGCAGCTGAAAGCATCACATTGGTCTCCTTGGTTATATAGCTGCCATGCACACAAGTGGGAAGGGCTAGGAGCGATAGTTGAAAGGGAAGAATGCAGCTGACAAGGCTGCCCCACTACTCCTCTACACAATCTCTCCATCAGTATGGGTGTGGTGAATGGTGGGAAGGGGTTCATCCGCCTCTTTACAGGTCGAACTCGTGATTCCACATTTTATTGTCTCTCAGTGAAATGGTGTTCCTTGAAGATTTTTTCCAAAGTCTTTCCCatccagagacacagagacacagacacatatattTTGATATAATGCATTCCTATAGAATAAAACTGCTATGTGTGGCTTTTTGTGCAAAACATTCGTTCAGCCTATTTGCTCACGACAGTGACAGAAATGACACATACCAGTGACAATTTCACCTCAGTGAAACTTGGGGGCCAAAGGTTGAGGCAAGGCATTTCTAAGTTAGCCGAGGTTATTTTTGACACGTAAACTTGTAGCTATCATTGTTCAAATTGTGTTTATATTCATACACTATAATTATataaatgtatgaatgaatttaaatttgtaTTCAACTGTTATACACCCAGGTGCCCAGTCTACTTGGACTTACAAGAGGCCACTTACATTACCTAATGAGGcaagaaagaagacaaaagtAAGTAGAACACATtgcactgtgtgcatgtgtcaaaACATATTAGATAAGTCAAATTAAGCATACAGTGCTTGCACTGTGTGATGGCAAGCCTTTAACAAAAAACTAAGCCAGGTCTAATGCCTTGTATGTTGCACTGTAATCATATACTGTAATTAATCTGTCACGTTAAACAGGAAAACCTGAACACTTTCTGTCCCCCTTACTGAACAAAGACAGAGCTCTGCTCTGCCCAGGTTAGGAGTGATGTGTTGCTCTGGATGGTACATCTCCACAGTAACACAGAGTATTTAGGTTTGCttgatgatccttctgaccatTTTTTCTCCATAATTTTGAACTGTACAAACTTTTATTGAAAAACTCATCAGCCCTTAGATTGATTGCTATGAAATGTGGTGCAGACAATCGTGCTCCCCTCAGGATGAGGTGACACCCTGACCACCTAGTGACACTGCCAGgtttaatttgtccagtacAGCTTATGACTGAATACTTGTAAAATGtagatgttagcatttagctcaaaacactgtgctgtgtagactctgagtttGGTTTTTCAAATAACTTTAAgtaattttttgttttagaaAGTTTTGTTTAGTAATTCTATTGTCAGCACTTAACACTTATGCACTTAACAACCAAGTACATCATTGTTTCTTTACTTACATTTAATACTACTACCTTAACTGATGTTCAGAGCATTATAGGTGAGCATGggtgattttaaaaatgttttactttgtggATATATTTTCTCTTATAGTGCCTGCagttttgaatttttcttttttcttcaaaaagcCAAAAACCATCTATGTTGGCAACATAGATGGTGAAACACTAAGATTTACAACAGAATACAACAGaaaatcttgtttgtttgttttttagatcATTTCTCTTACACACCCTGAGGAATTTCCTTGTCAAGGTGCAACTGATAAGTCACTGATAACCTGAACTTGTTTTACCGGTGAAACAACCCTCTCCACTGTCACAGGCCTCCTTTGTAGCGGTAATAATCTCTACCAGCTTCTAAAAGTCTGACGTTAAAAACGTATGAGCTAGTTTTATTGGTTTATAATTATCATTACAGCCTCCACATAGCAGAAGCACATCCCCGTGCCAGCAGAAAATAATCAactagtagttttttttttccagttgtctCTTTGAAGAACAGGAGCCGGGCTGCCTGactcccttcctctctcatcATCCCACAACCACCTCAATCAGCAGTCACACTGATAAGCAGGGTGAGGTTTGAAAAAGGGATGACTGATGGTTTGATAGTGTGTGAGGAATGtctgtcagttgttttttttctttttttaaacatagtgCAATGAGGAACATCACATTAGAGACACACAGCATAGTGACAGATATCATTTAtgatgtctgagtgtgtgaagtgtgttgaAGCTTTATGTAAATGattacaaaaacattaaaaaaataaaaaataaaaaatgggaCTGTCCTTCAGGAAGCTCtcctttttcacagcacacattttgacctttgacattttaatgaacCCCTCCACTTAGGTGTCCCAgtaagacagaaaacagtgtgAAGAACAGTAGGGATTAATATGATTAGTTACACATTTTTCCTGCTATGACCTGTCAAACTGTTAGATCACCCATAGTTAAATCTGGTTTTATATACACAGCctaagaaatgtgtttttgctaAACATCACACTCATTCTTTTGACTTAAAACAGGTTTTACAACTTAAACCTCCTTTCCCCAAAGCCGCGTGGGCCCAACAGTCTGCCAGTAACCTGATAAAGCCTGCTAAGTATGTAAAACAACTTTCTCCCTTTTACCTGAATCCTATATTAAACATTTTCCTCAACTCACAAACTCTTTTGTTTTCCCACACAGAAAATGCTGCTCTGCCTGCTGCCTTCTCTATGCCAAACCGACACCCTTTGGTATTAGAACAAATTCTTTCTTCAAGATAAGTGAGACCAATGGCATGTTTGCAAGTGCTATGAGGCATCTCAGATGTAGTAACACACCTTTATGTGCTCATCGGTCAACGGTGAAAAGTTTTTATAGTATTTATAAATCTGTTTATGAGACAGTTCATGAAAATAACTGTCTTTTGTACAGTCTACTGCACACAGACCTGAGCTGTCCTTGTAGTTTGGCAAAGTGGTGAACTGAATCAgattaaatcacagaaactcaAAGagtcagagcaaaaaaaaaaaaaaaaaaaaagctgagataAAGTGAGCGATGAATGTAATGGGGCAGGAACACAAACTAACAAAGACATGAAGGACAGGTGGGTGTTATACTCTGTGTCATGGGACATTCAGTACCTTCAGTGTTCACTCAGCttatagtgtgtgtgtacttgtatgaCTATACAGTGTAAGAACCGGTTTGAATTTTAAGCCCTGAGTGAGAGTGTGGACATCTGGCCCGGTCCTCACTTTCTGCCACacctttaaagggctgtttgagggttaagacttggttttagggttggaattgggttttggttggggttagggttaggcattcagtttttatggttagggttagggtaagggtctagggaatgcattatgtcaaggagtgtcctcacaactgaatTGAACTGCAGTGGACATAACTAGGAGTTTATACAGTGATAAACAAGAATGCCAACAAATAATTTGAAGCATAAAGTAACAGTAAATCCCAGTGTTATTGACATTGCAATAAGTTCTCATTTAAAGTAATTAAATGATGAACAGATTAACCCCAGGAAATAGACATTTCTGCAGATCACAATGAGAGCAGTCCAAGGACCTCCAAGagcaatgtgtgtttttaattaacagTAGTCACATGACGCACAGTTTTTGAGGCACAGACTGGAGTTTAGTTGtactatgaaataaaacaatgcagTGTATGTTTTCAGGGAGTTCAGAGATGCAGGCAAGCTAAAAGGAAAAATGCCCCAAGATGTGTAATAAAAAAAGTTACAACACTCGGACCAATCCAGGCCAAGCACGGACTCACGGCCTCCCGTCAGCTCTCCACGCCCACTTTATTTCACTGCTCAAAACAGAacgggagacagagagacagagagtgggtTGGGAATTGTCTGCCAACAAGAACAAGACCAAGACAAGAGCAACTGcattgtgcctttttttctgctcactcCTCAAGTGCATATCCCTTCATTCACAAAGGcacattctgctgctgtttgctgtcagcAGATGTAGGTTACAGTACAACCTACATGTATGCATACATGTGCAGTTGTATGTATTGAATAGCCACatattttgtgtctgtctgtgtgtgtcacaggaaGGGAAGAATGTGTGCCTGTCTTTCTTTGAGAATATTCAGCTGTATTTTAAACACCTCGAAATCCTCTGGAAATTCAAGACACACAACAttcttttattattgttgtattaacatattttacagtattcACTAGACAGATAATGTCATTGTTTGAATCTCATATTCTCAGGGAAAGTTTGGTACACAACTAGCTCTAACTCTCACTTTGCACAACGTCCACAACTCCCTCGGGTGCGGCATGGTGATTCACTTGCGACTCCTACACAGAAATGATTCATGCTCAGTTTACATGGTAAGCAGTTTTTGGATTGATTATCACTAGATGGTGCTCTTCAGCTGTAAATCTCACCTCCATGGCTCAGATATCTGTTTTACATGGGTGTGGCCGTGTGATAACAGTTGCATTTGGAGAGTCATATTGGTCCCTAAAGACCTTATTACATTGTCTTTTTCTCTAGTCTGACTTTTTGCACGGTGTGGGTTTGCAACATATCATGTACATTATTCGTGGCAATTTCCTAACTATATTTAAAAATCACTTCTCTGGAGCATTGGTAAGGTTACAGGAAGCACAAtacttgctctctctccttgtctttgTACAGGAGACAGCTTTAGTAACAGGCATAATAGGTCAGCTACATACAGAAGGCAAACAGAGGAAAGTAAAGACTCTTCTTCTTGTTCAAGTGCTGAGAGATACTGAAAGCATTTACTCAagttactttcatttcatttgtgaaaTTCCATCAATGTGACACCAAACTAAGACACATCATTCAGTGCTCAACTTATCtgaagaaatgaatgaagtaGTTACTATAGAGAAGCTCATGAGACGGACCAAGCCTAATATATCCTCATAAACTCTACTGCTGGAATGAGCCAAGGCAGGTCTGTTGACACAACATGAATGGATGTGAGAGAGTCTATATGCACAGCTGATAATTCACTGTTTGATGTGCAGGTAAATGTTTAACTCTGCAGAAACTGGTTCCACATTGAATAAGCACAGAAATTCcaacatgtcacacacacacacacacacacacacacacacacacacacacacacacacacacacacacacacacacacacacacacacacacacacacacacacacacacacacacacacacacacacacacacagcgcaaGTGTAATCCCACCTCTCAGTACATtttactgatgatgatgatgaggggaTGGTTCAGTGCTGGGGCTTTGTCAAAGACGTTGCATGCTGGGATGTTATTGCACAGTGCAGCCTTGAATAGTTGAGCAGGATGTGATAATGTCTGTGGAGGGGTGTGGTACGTTTCAGAGGAGGCTCTAAGGACCCTGTTGCTCCATAGTCTCACATCTGTGATTCATAATTACTAAGTCTGCACAGAAGGgctgtcactgctgtttgtgCACTTTCTGTAAGATATTTATTACATATGATCCTCAACAGGTGTCCTTAAGAATTTGTTGAGTGGCTGGTTATTGAGCAAAGAAGAACTGATTTGAATGTCACACAGGATGTGTACAGGTTTTCACTAAAAGTCATATAACTTTGCAGATGATTCACAGAACACTATCAAATTCTCAGTGACAAGTGCTCTGTTATTTGATCAAGTAT is a window of Toxotes jaculatrix isolate fToxJac2 chromosome 4, fToxJac2.pri, whole genome shotgun sequence DNA encoding:
- the krt98 gene encoding keratin 98 — its product is MSFSTRSYGQKTMSVYGGAGGRGTRISSSQLSYGPSSGGFNLADGLDLHVGANEKATMQNLNDRLASYLEKVRTLEKENDRLDKQIREWYQSRTVICHDYTSYFAIIDDLKDKIRIASRLNAKTVLDIDNAKLAADDFKLKYENELAMRMAVEADIAGLKRVLDEMNLARMDLESQYEALKDELIMLKRNHEEEMALLRSQMGGQVNVAVDASPSTDLNQVMTEIREHYEGVIAKNRKELESWYQNKISAVEQDVITNTEILVTSRTEIKDLKSTLQRLQIELQSHLSMKASLEDTLADTQARYAAQLASLQNMVTSLEAQLSQIHANIASNKQEYDMLLDLKTRLELEIAEYRRLLDGEDDSSKQVVTKVITVVETVVDGKVVESSKTVDVDVDQIE